From Aegilops tauschii subsp. strangulata cultivar AL8/78 chromosome 5, Aet v6.0, whole genome shotgun sequence:
ATCATAACTATGATCCAACCAAGCCTAGTATCATAGTTATCTAAGTCCAATACACATGAGGGCTAGCAAAATCATCAAAGTCTACCAACACCGATCCATTTGTATCATCTCCATGCTCATATCCATATATGGGGCACATACAAGCTACTAAGCTTAGGTCAAAATATCACAAATCCAAGTGCCCAAGTTACCTCCAACCTAGAATCCAAGTAGTAATATCCAAGATGATCCGATGGGGCATATACAAGCTACTAAGCTTAGGTCAAAATATTACAAATCCAAGTGCCCAAGTTACCTCCAACCTAGAATCCAAGTAGTAATGTCCAAGATGATCTAATAGTCCACCAATACCGCCCTCATGCCGACCATACTATACATATCTACACCCGAGAGTTCTCCAGCTTCAATCTCCAAGGAAGGATCTTCCCTGCTTCCTATCGTCATACCCTCGCCACTCGGCTCTGGATCTAAAGGCTAACTAATGGCAGCAGCAATACGCTCCCGGCAGCGGTTTCACCCCTACCCACACCTCCCGTGTACTCTCCACTGCCTGCATGTACGGCTAGGTATCATTTCCCTGGTTGCGAGTTACTCGTGTGCTGCCTTGTTCCTACATCATCTGCTCCCATGCAAGTTGTCGCCATAGCTGCAAGCTTGGGCACCGCCCCCGAACTTACCCAAGGACGCCAAGCGCCCAAGTGCACGTCGCTACCTGTCGCCAAGGCTAGGGACTCCCAGCAAGGGAACGTGTGATGCGGAACCAAGTCCGTGACACATAACCCTCAAACAAGGTAAGGACACCAAGTCGAATCGGCAGGAAACGAAGAGTGCACGAGAGGTATGAAGAAGCGATGCAAACGCTATCAAGAGCGGCACGCCTTGCCATCCTCTGCCTTTTCACTTGAACTTGCAAAGAGGAAACCTTGAGCTGAGTCACTCGTCCAAATTTTGCCCTCACAGTCTTAAGACCCCTGTCACTTCATTTCCCCCGGCGCCAAGGGTCCTTCACCAATGCAGGGTTGCCTGCACTCCATAACCTCTTGCAAGGTGGCTTCGTACTAGAATCCCCTAAATTAACATTTTTTCCATTGGCACTGCATGTACACGTATTTCCATTCGCATGGTCAAAATCATATTTCTTCTTATACATTGGGTTGAGTCATGCCTAGTTTTCCCTCCACGACCATGACGATCTTGTTCATAACATTTTTGGGGAGGGTTAGCTAAATCATCGAAGTCTACCAACTCCAATCCATTTGTATCATCTCCATGGCTCATATTCATATGGGGCACATACAAGCTACTAAGCTTAGGTCAAAATATCACAAATCCAAGTGCCCAACTTATCTTAAACCTAGAATCCAAGTAGCAATATCCAAGATGATCCAATAGTCCACCAATACCACACTCATTTCAATCATACTATACCTATATAAATCCGATATATCTCACGTTGATAACTCTACACCCTAAAGTTCTCCAGCTTCAATCTTCAAATGAAGGATTCCAGCACAAATCATAACTATGATCCAACCAAGCCTAGTATCATAGTTATCTAAGTCCAATACATATGAGGAGGGCTAGCAAAATCATCAAAGTCTACCAACTCCGATCCATTTGTATCATCTCCATGCTCATATCCATATGGGGCACATACAAGCTACTAAGTTTAGGTAAAAATATCACAAATCCAAGTGCCCAAGTTACCTCCAACCTAGAATCCAAGTAGTGCTTCAATCTTCAAAGGAATCTAGCACAAAACCATAACTATGATCCATCCAAGCCTAGTATCATAGTTATCTAAGTCCAATACACATGAGGGCTAGCAAAATCATCAAAGTCTACCAACTTCTATCCATTTGTATCATCTCCATGCTCATATCCATATGGGGCACATACAAGCTACTAATCTTAGGTAAAAATATCACAAATCCAAATGCCCAAGTAGTGATATCCAAGATGATCCAATAGTCCACCAATACCACGCTAATGCCAATCATATATACCTATATAAATCTGATATATCTCAAGTTGATCATACTACACCCTAAAGTTCTCTAGCTTCAATCCTCAAAGGAATCTAGCAAAAATCATAATTATAATCCAACCAAGCCTAGTATCATAGTTATCTAAGTCCAATACATATGGGGAGGGCTAGCAAAATCATCAAAGTCTACCAACTCCGATCCATTTGTATCATCTCCATGCTCATATGCATATATGGGGCACATACAAGCTACTAAGCTTAGGTCAAATATCACAAATCCAAGTGCCCAAGTTACCTCCAACCTAGAATCCAAGTAGTAATATCCAAGATGATCCAATGGGACATATACAAGCTACTAAGCTTAGGTCAAAATATCACAAATCCAAGTGCCCAAGTTACCTTCAACCTAGAATCCAAGTAGTAATGTCCAGGATGATCTAATAGTCCACCAATACCGCACTCATGCCGACCATACTATACATATCTAAATCCGATATATCTCAGGTTGATCATACTACACCCGAAAGTTCTCCAGCTTCAATCTTCAAAGGAAGTAATCTTCCCCGCTTCCCCTGTCGTCATACCTTCGCCACTCGGCTCTAGATCTAAAGGCTAACAAATGGCAGCAGCAGTATGCTCCCGACAACATTTTCACCCCTACCCACACCTCCCGTGTACTCTCCACTGCCTGCATGTACGGCTAGGTATCATTTCCCTGGCTGCGAGTTACTCGTGTGCTGCCTTGTTCCTACATCATCTGCTCCCAAGCAAGTTGTCGCCATAGCTGCAAGCTTGGGCACCGCCCCCGAACTTACCCAAGGACGCCAAGCGCCCAAGTGCACGTCGCTACCTGTCACCAAGGCTAGGGACTTCCAGCAAGGGAACGTGCGATGCGAAACCAAGTCCGTGACACATAACCCTCAAACAAGGTAAGGACGCCAAGTCGAATCGGCGGGAAACGAAGAGTGCATGAGAGGTATGAAGAAGCGATGCAAACGCTATCAAGAGCGGCACGCCCTGCCATCCTCTGCCTTTTCACTTGAACTTGCAAAGAGGAACCCTGAGCTGAGTTACTCATCCCAATTTTGCCCTCACAGTCATAAGACCCCTGTCACTTCATTTCCCTCGGCGCCAAGGAAGGGTCCTTCACCAACACAAGGTTGCCTGCACTCAATAACCTCTTGCAAGGTGGCTTCGTACCAGAATCCCCTAAATTAACATTTTTTCCGTTGGCACTGCATGTACATGTATTTCCATTCGCATGGTCAAAATCATATTTCTTCTTATACATTGGGTTGAGTCATGCCTAGTTTTCCCTCCACGGCCATGATCTTGTACATAACATTTTTGGGGAGAATTAGCAAAATCATCGAAGTCTACCAACTCCGATCCATTTGTATCATCTCCATGGCTCATATTCATATGGGGCACATACAAGCTACTAAGCTTAGGTCAAAATATCACAAATCCAAGTGTCCAACTTATCTTAAACCTACAATCCAAGTAGCAATATCCAAGATGGTCCAATAGTCCACCAATATCACACTCATTTCAATCATACTATACCTATATAAATCCAATATATCTCACGTTGATAACTCTACACCCTAAAGTTCTCTAGCTTCAATCTTCAAATGAAGGAATCCAGCACAAATCATAACTATGATCCAACCAAGCCTAGTATCATAGTTATTTAAGTCCAATACATATGAGGAGGGCTAGCAAAATCATCAAAGTCTACCAACTCCGATCCATTTATCATCTACATGCCCATATCCATAAGCTTAGGTCAAAATATCACAAATCCTAGTGCCCAAGTTACCTCCAACCTAGAATCCAAGTAGTAATATCCAAGATGATCCAATAGTCCACCAATACCACACTCATGCCAATCATACTATACCTATATAAATCCGATATATCTCAGGTTGATCATACTACACCCTAAAGTTCTCCAGCTTCAATCTTCAAAGGAAGGAATCTAGCACAAATCATAACTATGATCCAACAAAGCCTAGTAACAAACCCACATGCAGATACCAGATTTGCCCACAACCATCCACCGTCATGACTGGCGCACATATGTATGTACGGTGGCAAATGATGCCTTTCTCCTCCCAGTACCATCTTCTCGCCTTCCCTAATCGCCATCCCCTCGACGCTTGTCTCCAAGTACAACAAACGACGGCAACGACAGTCCGCTCCCAACAATGTTTTCTTACCTTCCGCCACACCTCACGTGTACTCTCTGCTCCCTACCAGTCTAGCTGGGCATCCTTCGCCTGACTTTGGGCTGCTATGTGTGACGCCTCAATCCCACATCTCGTGTTACCTGTAGCGCGTCGCCATAGCCGCACAGGCAGTCGACACCGCAATGGCCCTCTAAATTCTCATGTACATGTTCTTACTGCTAATGATACTTAACAGGTAGCTCATTTCAGGAGGTTAGATTTTTAATTTGGTTGTAGGGTCATTCTCGACTTCGACTCTTGTTCCGATTTAGGATCGGCACACGGGTTCTCTACTTGGTGTTGGCCCTCAGCGCTATGACTCACACGCCCTCTGGAGTGTGCCAGGCTTCGCCTTCCCTCCGCTACCACCGCCGCCAGTCTCTTCGACTCACTTACCTCGTCTACCCACTTGTTCTGGCATGATCGTTGCAGTCGCATGTGTGGTTCTTGACTCTCATCCTTAGTTCGACGTGGTCTCCTTGGATCTGTCTTTGGTAATGTGTCTTTAGACAGTCAAGATTGTTAGTTGGGTAAACACGTCCTTTCGATCTTGTTCACTCTGATTTTTGGGATCCAGCTGCCTTTGCCTTGAAAGGAGGCCATCGCcactatattatctttataaTGATTTCTCTCGACACAAGTCGATATATTTTATGCCTTCTTGTAGTGAGGTCTATCTGTAAGAAGTTTGCCGCCTTGGTTCATACTAAGTTTTCCACTCATATCCATGCCTTTCGTGTATATCCCTCAATTGCTGCACGAATTCCTTGTTGAGAAAAGCACACTTGCTCAGTTCTCGTCTTGTGCTCGTGGTCAGAATGGTGTTGCTAAGGCAAGCATCGCCAGCTTCATGAGGCGGCTAGTGAGTTGATGATCGTAGCCACCTATCTCATCAATAATCATCCCTTGTTTGCTCTACATGGTGACATTCTGAGCGTCTTTGTGGGTATTCCCCTGACAGCTCCCTTCATCCGGAATTGCTTGTCGCACAAATGGATAAAAAatgatgtatctagaactaaaatatgtctagatgCATCCATTTCTCTGACAAGTATTCTCGGACGGATGGAGTACTAAACACtttgtttggttgtgtttgctacTTTCTTCACGCACCAAACTGTCTAATCAATCTGTTGAATGTCTTCTTAGGTTACAGTGATGAGCACAAGGGCTATCAGTGTTGGGATCTTGTCAGTAATCGGATGCGCATTTCTCGAGATGTGACTTCTCATTGAGTCTCATCCTTTTTATGCACGTCCATCCTCtgcttcgccccccccccccaattgaGGATACTTCCCTCAATTTTCCCGATACACTTATCACTCATTTATTGCCCTCGCCCACCTATCCCAGCGTGTCCTCCCGTACTACTGTTATAGACCCCACACGTCGTCACATGTGGCTTCCCCACCTCGTTCATTACTTGAGGCTACCTCACCTAGCTCGTCCATGAGGCTTCCCCGATGATTCCCCTTCATCATCTTCACTACACTTGTGGTCCGCGTGTTATGGATCCTTCTGACGAGCCATTCCCTCTACTACAATGTCCTCTCCTGTTGGCAATGCACCGCCTCCAGCTCAGCCTACTTATGGCTTTCGAGCTCTCGCTTCCGCCTATTGACCACTATGGTTATTCTGGCGCCGCTTTTCTCGAGACGACTTCTTATCATGACGCATTTGTTCATCCCGAATGGCGGCATGCGATTGTAGAGGAGATTGTTGCTCTTGTGCGCATCGACACGTGGGATGTCATTTCTCTTCCTCCCCGTGCTCGTCCAATCGCTTGTAAGTGTGTCTATAATGTTAATACACTGATGGTTCTCCTGAGTGTTACAAAGCTCATCTAGTGGCGCGAGGCTTTCCTCGGGAACATGGCCAAGACTACAATGAGCATTTGCTCCCGTGGCCTTCGCACACTTCTCATTGTGGCTTATGTTCACCACTGGTCTGTCTCTCGGCTTAATGTTGAGTTGCATGAGGTCTACATGTagccaccacctgggtattctCTTCTTGATGACATGGTTTGTCGTCTTCGTCACTTTTTTATGGCCTTAACCAAACCTCTCATGCCTGGTTTGAACGTTTCGTCTCGATGGTGACTACGGCTAGTTTTCGGCGAGTGCTCATGATCCTACACTTGTCCACCTTTCAACTCGTGGTCGAACTCTTCTTCTATATGTCGATAACACTGGCAATGGCTCTAAGTACATTTGCCTTTGTGAAGGCTCGTCATAGTGGATTTCTTATGTCTAATCTTGGTCCTCTTTGCTACTTCCTAGGGATTGAAGTTTCTTCTACCTCTAATGGCTTCTTTATCAAGTTCGTCATCACCTGCGGCTTCCCCGCCTTGTTCATTACCTGAGGCTACCTCACTTGGCTTGTCCCCTTGGGCTTCCCCAGTAATTCTCCCTCATCCTCTTCTCTACTACACTGGTCATCCGCGTTTTGTGGATTCTTCTGATGAGCCATCTCCCTCGACTGTCTTTCTCTGCCCTCCACTATATGCTCTGTCGCATTGTCGTCGCGGCTAGGATGGTGGCAAACTTAGTGGCGGCGATGCCTCTCAGGCGTCATCGCTAGAGCCTCTCAAGTTGCATGAACGGACGGTGGGGACACTGCCGCCATGGCTGTTGGCATTCCCTCTCTCAGATCATGAAGTGTTTGGGAATGAGACTAAGAGAAATACAGGAAAGGAGACAATTACTAGCGTATTAGGGGAATGAGGCCCAAATAGAACTGTTGAGATGCCCATTACCAAAATGGTTGGTGTATTCTTATCCAAAGTGGGCCACGCTTTTGATGCAAACAAGACCGTGTGGGATATCATCGATCCATGCAGTGATTTTCATGACGGTTATCATCTCTGGATACTCAATACAACAATAGTTGCCTGATTTTGGCATCAAGCATGCTCGCCGAAGATGTGGCCGATGTACGGGGACGAACATATTAACTGTTTTAGCAAGCATGTGGTGGCAGTAATGTGGATGCTCCACATAGTTGCAGCTTGCCGGGTTTGACCACACGCCAAAGATGCGGCTAGCCTTCACCCTACATCGGTTTACAATGGTACGCCCCCTCTTACTACATCATATGGAAAATTGTAGTATTGAGTTGATTTCTCTTGCCCAAGCAATTGCAGTTTGTATTGAAATTACGCTTCTCTAGCCCGACACAAATAGTTCAGTTTCAGAGTTAATGTGCAAAAGATATAATCACCATAAATATTGAAAAAATCTGAATATTCTAAAATATTGCTATCATTAATTCAAAATAAAGATATAACTACTGGTGGTCATTATGTTTCTTCTTCGCAGTTTACCCTTCTATTGTTTATCCAAAAGATATAACCACAAATAGAAAAATCTGAATATTCTTCTTTTTCCTCACAACGTTGAGCAATAATAACCACCATAAGAGTATGCTAATAAGGCATATTCCCTTACTGATAATCCAAGAGTTAATGTTTCTTTTCTTAACAGACAAGAACAGAAAACCAAATTTAGGATGTCTCTGATTTTGTCGGCTTCTATAAAGACAGTATAGTGCAACACGATTACACGTCTTCTACTATGCACTCACCTATACTTATGGTTCTCTTTCCCTTGAAATTTATTTCTACTGTTATGAGACCATAGTGCATCTGAAACTATTTATCAAGCTTCAGTCAACCcataggctttgaggtaagttTACAATGCTATTTGTTTGTTCTCAGGCATATAATCCTAGTTTTTGGAGAAACACGCACAATCCAAATCAGAGCCGTCATATGCTAGATTGTGTCGTGCAAATAAAGGGAGCTATATCGAGGGGGGTTATCTAGATGGGATTATAGTTCACTAAGAAATCCGAGAGTATTTGCCTCTAGAAATGAACATTGGCCCCAGAACATCAGAATTGTGCGTGtctttcaacaaagttagaactCAATTTTTTTCTAATATCATATAAAAGAATGGTGGAGCTTCTTAAGCCGGGAGCTAAGCAATCAAGGAATAGTATATCTGGTAGGTAGGAAGATAAGTTGTTGCTTTGGTAGTGGAAAAAATACTAACAGAAACCATGACTATGTTAATCAGGCAACCATGTTAAGTAAACAAAACCCCTCTTTTATCTAGTAGGCAGGAAGATAGCTTGTTGAATATTACTGCAAGAGAACTGggaaataatgcaaaaaacaaactGATAATATTGTACTAAGTAACTTACAAAAACGGTCAAGCATTTCCATACCTGATGATTTCATGAACCTTTTATATCACATTGTATTCAGGAGCGTAGCTTTCAGACCAAACACCTTATAAGCGCAGTTTCAGATGACAAAAATTGTGTCGTAATTCAGGTGCACTGATTTTTAATATTGGAGCTGAGACCTGTCACGAGCAGAGTTAAGGCATAATCTATTCCATTAAAAAAATAACATATTTCCTGTTTTGCCCAGTACAATTTCATTATCACAGTTGAGACCTATCTTGAACAGAGTTAAGGCATAATCTATTCCATTAATCAAATGTTTTCCTGTTCTGCTCAGTACAATTTCATTATCACAGCTGAGACCTGTATTGAGCAGAGTCAAGGCATAATCTATTCCATTAATCAAATGACCTTTCTCCTATTCTGCTCAATACAATTTCATGATCCATATACTAGCAACTTTTATCAACACAAAATTTCTGGAGATTAGAGCAATTATGCAAGAAGGAAAGCAATGGAAATATTAATGATTTGAAAAATAAACAAAGCAGGGTCAAAAGAGACGTCACACTTACATAGCGCTTGCTTCTGCAGCTAACATCTTCTGTCACAATCATCATAGCACCAGAATGCACTTGATCATAGTGCGGTCCATGTCAACTTGAGATCCTCGATAGTTGATATACAAATGCTCAAAGATTGCCCCTTTAAACCCAAACCAAGGTACATATCCCCAATCCATGTGGCTGCACATAACAAGTGGAATTTAGAAGGATATCGCTGGAACACATAGCCATAGGCAGGCAGGGAATGGCTGACTGAACATGTGACTTGTCCGGTCATCCCAGCGCATTCCATGCTACTGAGCTGTGCAGTTTACCCAGAAAATTAACCAACCACACACAATCAGGCAACAGATCGGTAGAAGAACAGCTGCCGCATAAACCGTGAACCACACAGTTGCTGCATTGCCATTTAGTTACCAAATGGCGGAGCAGAGTAGATCTATAGCAGCAACAGTATGGATTCTGAAATTCTCTAGCCACTTCACTGAATCCACGGCTGCTCATCTTATTAACCTTTACTACCATATGAATCCGCTTGTCCTAACAACGCAATGTAATGTATGGATTGTTCATGGCAGAATGTGTATGGTTGTTTCTGgttcctggggggggggggggggggggggggggggggggggttggttcAGTACCTTTCTTGCGGATGCAGGATCGCGGGAGCATGTCGTGGCAGGGCTCCTCCCACCGCTGCCTGCCAGCATCCATGGATTCTCAGATCAGAAACAAATGACAATACAATCCAAAGGTTCCTGACAGAGGGTTGAAGGGCACGCACAGTAGTTGAGGGTCGCGCACGAGCGGCCGAGGAGACGTAGCCGCGGAGGGGAGGAGGATCTGCGGCCTCGGGGCACTCTGCCGGAGCGCCATAAGGGAGGGGGGACTCCGTGCCGTCGCGCGCCCAGCCGTCCACGGCGCCGTCGTCCTGGGCCTGGTGCGAGGGGACGGGCGGCGCCGTCCTGCTCCATCCCCGCGAGCTGAGGCGAGCAAGAACTGGGCGAGGCGGCGGAGATGCTCCATCTCCGTGGCGTCTAGGGTTCGCGTGGTCACTCTCCCCTCGGTGGACTGGCCGGCGGCCGGTTTGGATGGAAGCCGAACCTGACATCAATTGACCCCTGAATCGTACAGGAACCACGGAACGAGGCGAGCGAGGAAGATGGGTCTACGCGTGCGTGAGTGCGGGGAGGGACGGCGGACGAAGAATTCGGGAAACACTCGTCAATCGGCCGACGGCGGATGCGAGACGGGGATGggaggagacggcggcggcggattgTGTTGGAGACGGACGATTGCGTGGGCTACTGGGCTGGGTTTTCCTTTCCTGTGAAGAACAACTTTGGTAAGTTGAGGCCACGCACCAACGGTCAGAAAAACAAATACTGCAGCGCCTTACTGTAGCTTCTGCCTTCTCAAAAAAAATACGGTAGCTTGTGATTCCAAAATTTGTGAACGAAATTTGAAAAAATAGGGAACCTTATTCTTTTGAAACTTTTGAACCATTTTTGGAATTTCGAACATTTATTGGAAAACCTGAACAAAaaaacaaacattttttgaaatataAATTTTTTATTAAAAAGTGTGAAGAATTTTCGAAATTCCAAACAAATTTTGACAAACATGCGGAATTTCTAAAACCGTGCACAAAAATTTGAAATGCTGATCTTTTTTAAAAATTGAATATTTATTGAAATGTTTGAGCATGTTTCGAATTTGTGAACACTTTTGAAAAATATGAACAAATATTTGAAATTGTGAACATTGTGTTTTAAAACACGaacaatttttttgaattttgaattgtTTTCAATACGCAAACAACTTTTGAATTTATGAAACaacaaaaaggaagaaaaagaaacaTAAAACACAAAAACttaaaaatgaaaataaaaataaaaataaaaatgaaaatgaaaacccaaaaaggaaaacgaaaaaacaagtaaatagaacaaaaaaggaataaaaaaaacCAGTCAAGAACTAGGACCATCTAGAACGTTCCTAAAACTGGAACAAAACGCCTCTGTGTGCCGCTATAAATTAGGGACTTGCCCATTGCACGCTCTATCATGAACCTCCTATGCGATGCCCCGACTATTTGACGCAAAATGCATCAAATAGTGAATTCCTAGGAGGCGGATGACGTAAAAAAAACATTATACAGACAAACAAATTGGAGAAACAAACCTTCTTTCATATCTCTACTACAATTTATATCTATACCATTGTTATATAATTTTCTCTCCCTTTTATTAGCAAGTGACGATGGTTACATCGTTCAACGAGGAAGAAACTTCGATGGGGCATCATTCATCCACATGCA
This genomic window contains:
- the LOC109755338 gene encoding uncharacterized protein, translated to MEHLRRLAQFLLASARGDGAGRRRPSPRTRPRTTAPWTAGRATARSPPSLMALRQSAPRPQILLPSAATSPRPLVRDPQLLQRWEEPCHDMLPRSCIRKKATWIGDMYLGLGLKGQSLSICISTIEDLKLTWTAL